One Prevotella intermedia ATCC 25611 = DSM 20706 DNA window includes the following coding sequences:
- a CDS encoding phosphatidate cytidylyltransferase produces the protein MTDKQKNLVTRAITGVLFVGFMVAGFMAPHYMIVLFALITGMTLWEYTGLVSQIEGVSVNRFISVVAGVYFFVALAGLRLGYVKDFSVFVPYILTIVYLIIAELYLKNENPINNWAYTMLGQMYIALPFSMINVLAFQHDANGNIMADMLLPLSIFIFLWTNDTGAYCSGSLFGKHKLFPRISPAKSWEGSIGGGIFVIAVAVLIGYLTENPSAPNALTIPQWIGLGIVVAVFGTWGDLVESLFKRTLGIKDSGNILPGHGGMLDRFDSALMAIPAAVVYLYALTLI, from the coding sequence ATGACAGACAAGCAGAAGAACCTCGTTACACGTGCCATTACAGGCGTACTCTTTGTGGGTTTTATGGTGGCAGGGTTTATGGCACCGCACTACATGATAGTGCTTTTTGCCCTCATCACAGGTATGACTTTGTGGGAGTACACAGGGCTGGTATCGCAAATCGAAGGCGTCAGCGTAAATCGTTTCATATCTGTTGTCGCAGGTGTCTACTTCTTTGTAGCACTGGCAGGATTGCGGTTGGGATACGTGAAAGACTTCAGCGTGTTTGTTCCTTACATTCTTACAATTGTCTATCTCATCATTGCCGAGCTGTATTTGAAGAACGAAAACCCAATAAACAATTGGGCGTACACCATGTTAGGGCAGATGTATATCGCGTTGCCCTTCTCCATGATTAACGTTCTGGCTTTCCAGCACGATGCGAACGGCAATATAATGGCTGATATGCTTTTGCCTTTAAGCATCTTCATCTTCCTGTGGACAAACGATACGGGAGCCTATTGTTCGGGTTCGCTCTTTGGCAAGCACAAGCTCTTTCCACGCATCAGTCCTGCAAAGAGCTGGGAAGGTAGCATTGGCGGTGGCATTTTTGTCATTGCCGTGGCTGTATTGATAGGCTATCTCACCGAGAATCCATCAGCACCAAATGCGCTCACTATTCCTCAATGGATCGGACTTGGCATAGTTGTGGCAGTCTTCGGCACTTGGGGCGACCTCGTTGAAAGTCTGTTTAAACGCACGCTTGGCATAAAGGACAGCGGGAACATACTTCCCGGACACGGCGGAATGCTCGACCGTTTCGACTCTGCGCTTATGGCCATTCCTGCCGCAGTGGTTTATCTTTATGCGCTCACGCTGATTTAA
- a CDS encoding TonB-dependent receptor — translation MKQKYIKALNGFKLIMVIVLALLPMAASANEELKTNANVVGHITDKATGEPIPHVAVQVLGTMIVSVTNAEGYYHLEDLPLGKQTIEARATGYHAERQTIEVEKSARLTTDFVLKTDEISLDEVVVSSNRSISLRRNAPTLVNVIDTRTFNITNSMCLAQGLNFQPGVRTEDNCANCGFSQVRINGLDGHYSQILIDSRPVFSALQGVYGLEQIPANMIERVEVVRGGGSALYGSSAIGGTINIITKEPLSNYAELAHTFTAYEGGKTFDNNTTVNTSIVSSNNKAGFSVYGQSHNRGGYDRDQDGFTDLPKLINKTIGMGAFLRLNNYSKLKLQYHALNEYRRGGNNLHLPVHESNIAEKLDHNINGGSLSYDLFTPNGLNHLTAYASFQTVSRDSYYGGAGDGSEESKAEALKAYSKTHDTNLMGGMQFVHNFGRLLFMPADLTLGAEYTYDALKDHALGYDVITRQTVRTGSLFLQNEWKNEHWGILLGGRFDKHNLINHLIFSPRVNLRFNATRNVHLRLTYAGGFRAPQTFDEDLHTSMAGGERIKTYLAKDLKEERSNSLSLSADMYYNFGNVQTNFLVEAFYTHLNNVFAQRVLKERDENGIRILERFNAHQATVWGMNAEGKAVFSKWFSLQSGLTVQRSEYKDAVEWDEDAPAEKKFLRTPNVYGYFTMQSSPVKRLSIALSGNYNGRMLVGHAAGSGVEKPVAVRTPSFFTLSLKASYDFDIYKQVKAQLNAGIQNIGNVYQRDLDKGWNRDASYIYGPSLPRCFYVGLKLTY, via the coding sequence ATGAAACAGAAGTACATAAAAGCCCTCAATGGGTTTAAACTAATAATGGTTATCGTATTGGCACTGTTACCAATGGCAGCAAGTGCAAACGAGGAGTTGAAAACAAATGCAAACGTAGTGGGACACATAACTGACAAAGCCACTGGCGAACCAATACCACACGTGGCAGTGCAGGTGTTGGGTACGATGATAGTCAGCGTTACCAATGCGGAGGGGTATTACCATCTGGAAGACTTGCCACTTGGCAAGCAAACAATAGAGGCTCGTGCCACGGGATACCACGCTGAAAGGCAGACGATTGAAGTGGAGAAGAGCGCAAGGCTGACAACAGATTTTGTATTGAAGACTGATGAAATATCGTTGGACGAAGTTGTGGTATCGTCAAATCGCAGCATATCGTTGCGACGCAACGCACCAACGTTGGTGAACGTGATAGATACGCGCACGTTCAACATCACCAATTCCATGTGTCTGGCACAAGGTCTGAACTTTCAGCCCGGTGTGCGCACCGAAGACAATTGCGCCAACTGTGGTTTCTCGCAAGTGCGTATAAACGGGTTGGACGGGCATTATTCGCAGATACTTATCGATTCTCGTCCCGTGTTTTCAGCCTTGCAGGGCGTTTACGGCTTAGAGCAGATACCTGCCAATATGATAGAGCGGGTAGAAGTAGTGCGAGGTGGAGGCTCGGCATTGTATGGCTCATCGGCAATAGGTGGAACCATCAACATCATTACGAAAGAACCATTGAGCAATTACGCTGAGTTGGCGCATACGTTCACGGCTTACGAAGGAGGAAAGACATTCGATAACAACACCACTGTAAACACTTCCATTGTGTCGAGCAACAATAAAGCCGGTTTTTCGGTTTATGGGCAGAGCCATAATCGTGGCGGTTACGACAGAGACCAAGACGGCTTTACCGACCTTCCAAAGCTAATCAATAAAACCATTGGTATGGGTGCTTTCCTGCGATTGAACAACTATTCCAAGCTGAAACTGCAATACCACGCTTTGAACGAATATCGTCGTGGTGGCAACAACCTGCACCTGCCTGTACACGAATCGAATATTGCAGAAAAACTCGACCATAATATCAATGGCGGTTCGCTGAGTTACGACCTCTTCACTCCTAACGGTTTGAACCATCTTACGGCTTATGCTTCGTTTCAAACCGTATCGCGCGATAGCTATTATGGTGGTGCAGGCGACGGTTCGGAAGAAAGCAAGGCAGAGGCTTTGAAGGCTTACAGCAAAACCCACGACACGAACTTAATGGGAGGAATGCAGTTTGTTCACAACTTCGGGCGTTTGCTTTTTATGCCTGCCGACCTTACTTTGGGTGCTGAATATACCTACGATGCACTGAAAGACCACGCACTCGGCTACGATGTCATTACCCGACAAACCGTGCGGACTGGTAGCTTGTTCCTGCAAAACGAATGGAAGAACGAACATTGGGGCATACTCTTGGGTGGTCGTTTCGACAAGCACAATCTCATCAACCACCTTATTTTCAGTCCGCGAGTGAATCTGCGCTTCAACGCAACTCGCAACGTTCATTTGCGTTTAACCTATGCAGGCGGATTCCGTGCACCACAAACATTCGACGAAGACTTGCATACGAGTATGGCAGGCGGCGAGCGAATAAAGACCTATTTGGCGAAAGACTTGAAGGAAGAACGCTCTAACAGCTTGAGTTTATCAGCCGATATGTATTACAACTTTGGCAATGTGCAGACCAACTTCTTGGTAGAAGCCTTCTATACACACCTGAACAATGTGTTTGCACAGCGTGTATTGAAGGAACGCGACGAGAACGGCATTCGCATTCTCGAACGTTTCAATGCCCATCAGGCAACAGTCTGGGGTATGAATGCAGAGGGAAAGGCTGTATTCTCTAAGTGGTTCTCTTTGCAAAGCGGACTCACAGTGCAGCGCAGCGAATACAAAGACGCTGTGGAATGGGACGAAGACGCGCCTGCCGAAAAGAAGTTTTTGCGTACACCGAACGTATATGGATACTTCACGATGCAGTCATCACCCGTTAAGCGTTTGTCCATTGCCCTTTCAGGCAACTATAATGGACGTATGCTCGTAGGGCATGCAGCAGGTTCAGGCGTAGAAAAGCCTGTGGCAGTGCGCACGCCATCGTTCTTCACATTGAGTTTAAAAGCAAGTTACGACTTCGATATTTACAAGCAAGTAAAGGCGCAGCTCAATGCGGGCATACAGAATATAGGTAATGTTTACCAGCGCGATTTAGACAAAGGCTGGAACCGCGACGCTTCCTATATCTATGGTCCGTCGCTCCCACGCTGTTTCTATGTAGGGTTGAAACTGACATATTAA
- a CDS encoding HU family DNA-binding protein — protein MAISIRLQQSKFKEANRGGKWHARVVSSGETSTADLAAAIQASTSFTRGEVTGIIMALVDEISYNLSLGNTVVLDGLGRFHLTVESEPVENKEDFDIKKNVKGVKCKFLPASRRDPKTRKSTQDFASGVQVVWADPEDEED, from the coding sequence ATGGCAATAAGTATCAGGCTACAACAAAGTAAGTTTAAAGAAGCCAACCGTGGCGGTAAGTGGCACGCACGAGTGGTGAGCAGTGGTGAAACTTCGACAGCCGACCTTGCGGCAGCTATTCAAGCGAGTACTTCGTTTACACGAGGCGAGGTTACGGGCATTATTATGGCATTGGTAGACGAAATTAGTTATAATCTCAGCCTTGGCAACACTGTTGTGCTTGACGGATTAGGGCGATTTCATCTGACGGTGGAGAGCGAGCCAGTAGAGAACAAAGAAGATTTTGACATTAAGAAGAATGTGAAAGGGGTGAAGTGCAAGTTCTTGCCAGCGAGCCGACGCGACCCTAAGACTCGGAAAAGCACACAGGATTTTGCTTCGGGCGTGCAAGTGGTGTGGGCTGACCCTGAAGACGAGGAAGATTAA